A part of Haloarchaeobius sp. HME9146 genomic DNA contains:
- the trkA gene encoding Trk system potassium transporter TrkA, which yields MRVIVIGAGEVGSNIAASLSESHEVVVIDTDGDRVESLTYELDVLPIEGDGTSLSTLEEAGIEETDMLIASTDRDEANIVACSTAKTCGDPFTIARVKKTDFLNTWQGSKGAFGVDFMVCTDLLTAQSVVRIAGLPGAQDVDSFASGRVRMAQFEIEEGSTVANQTVQNADRFESLTFAAIIRNGDVTIPRGETVIEPGDQVIVIGSPESVRKFATSLTPASTLDSADEVFIIGGGEIGYQVARLFEARGVTPRLIEHDPERARVLADELPGTIVLENDATNMDFLAEENIHDADLVVSALESDEKNLLVSLLTKRLGARRTVAIVENGNYVELFEAVGVDVAVNPREVTAEEITRFTREEHTENVAIIESDRAEVLEIEIDGESLLSGRSIRDVAGELPRGVVIGAITRGDKLITPRGNTVVEPGDHIVVFLDATVLDDVAPKL from the coding sequence ATGCGTGTAATCGTCATCGGAGCCGGAGAGGTGGGTTCGAACATCGCCGCGAGCCTGTCCGAAAGTCACGAAGTCGTCGTCATCGACACGGACGGCGACCGCGTCGAATCGCTCACCTACGAACTCGACGTGTTGCCCATCGAAGGCGACGGGACCTCCCTCTCGACCCTCGAGGAGGCGGGCATCGAGGAGACCGACATGCTCATCGCCAGTACGGACCGCGACGAGGCGAACATCGTCGCGTGTTCGACCGCCAAGACCTGCGGTGACCCGTTCACCATCGCCCGGGTGAAGAAGACCGACTTCCTCAACACCTGGCAGGGGTCGAAGGGTGCCTTCGGCGTCGACTTCATGGTCTGTACCGACCTGCTGACCGCCCAGTCCGTCGTCCGCATCGCGGGCCTCCCCGGCGCGCAGGACGTCGACTCCTTCGCGAGCGGGCGCGTCCGCATGGCGCAGTTCGAGATAGAGGAGGGTTCGACGGTCGCCAACCAGACCGTCCAGAACGCCGACCGGTTCGAGTCGCTGACGTTCGCGGCCATCATCCGCAACGGCGACGTGACCATCCCACGCGGTGAGACGGTCATCGAACCCGGGGACCAGGTCATCGTCATCGGGAGTCCCGAAAGCGTCCGCAAGTTCGCGACCTCGCTCACCCCCGCGAGCACGCTCGACTCCGCCGACGAGGTGTTCATCATCGGCGGCGGCGAGATCGGCTACCAGGTCGCCCGGCTGTTCGAGGCCCGCGGCGTGACGCCCCGGCTCATCGAGCACGACCCCGAGCGCGCCCGCGTCCTCGCGGACGAACTGCCCGGCACCATCGTCCTCGAGAACGACGCGACGAACATGGACTTCCTCGCCGAGGAGAACATCCACGACGCCGACCTCGTCGTCTCGGCGCTGGAGTCCGACGAGAAGAACCTCCTCGTCTCCCTGCTCACGAAGCGCCTCGGTGCGCGACGGACCGTCGCCATCGTCGAGAACGGCAACTACGTCGAGCTGTTCGAGGCGGTCGGAGTCGACGTGGCCGTGAACCCCCGCGAGGTGACTGCCGAGGAGATAACGCGGTTCACCCGCGAGGAACACACCGAGAACGTCGCTATCATCGAATCCGACCGGGCGGAGGTCCTCGAGATAGAGATCGACGGCGAGAGCCTGCTGTCGGGTCGCTCCATCCGCGACGTTGCGGGTGAGTTGCCCCGCGGCGTCGTCATCGGGGCCATCACCCGCGGCGACAAGCTCATCACGCCACGTGGGAACACCGTCGTCGAACCCGGTGACCACATCGTGGTCTTCCTCGACGCGACCGTCCTCGACGACGTGGCCCCGAAACTATGA
- a CDS encoding SRPBCC family protein: MERVEVTTVVYLPPEEVYEFLLDFPRYARYSKYLKEVTQDGDGEPGTRYDLHFAWWKLTYTARSEVTAVEPPNVIDWKIIKDIDATGQWSVESVPEKAPDEDTPASEVTFLVTYDPDSAHAGNIDIPRFVSLAWVIEKVKPKIKKEARRIVERIVADLEGQRRAVDLEISTAAE; the protein is encoded by the coding sequence GTGGAACGAGTCGAGGTCACGACGGTCGTCTACCTGCCGCCCGAGGAAGTCTACGAGTTCCTCCTCGATTTCCCCCGGTATGCCCGCTACTCGAAGTACCTCAAAGAGGTCACCCAGGACGGCGACGGGGAGCCCGGCACGCGGTACGACCTCCACTTCGCGTGGTGGAAGCTCACCTACACGGCGCGGTCGGAGGTGACCGCGGTGGAGCCGCCGAACGTGATCGACTGGAAGATCATCAAGGACATCGACGCGACCGGACAGTGGTCGGTCGAGTCCGTCCCCGAGAAGGCACCCGACGAGGACACGCCCGCCTCGGAGGTCACCTTCCTCGTCACCTACGACCCCGACTCGGCGCACGCCGGGAACATCGACATCCCGCGGTTCGTCTCCCTGGCGTGGGTCATCGAGAAGGTCAAGCCCAAGATTAAGAAGGAGGCCCGGCGCATCGTCGAGCGCATCGTCGCCGACCTCGAAGGGCAGCGCCGCGCCGTCGACCTCGAGATATCGACCGCGGCGGAGTAA
- a CDS encoding NEW3 domain-containing protein — protein MGTNRRGTRLLLGCLVCALLLTPVAGATDGGGRTTENTRAVSYSIAVTAGNASPGETVTVELTVANEGSTVAESVRAEAHLRRPGASEPVGWSVVNHTDGGSQFGDRGLVWQWESLDPGQNATTSVTLRVPANASAGEVTVSGRVSDRSRNQAIAETTLLVGESDDSDETDDGDSSDDSDDSDDGDSSDDGGDGSDGTDGDNADDDNADDDSGGLQPGDGEDGSSDDSGSEGEDDSEDDDTADSGDDDATDGGLGEGDGGDTTTDAGGDGSEGKSESDSNTTKEEGTSAPEDSSTETQSTDDSAGDGSTGDDAETQATADGTESKQASAGGTDTESADEKAGSTGRDSADGGSSNQGASDGSTVIDNPEDSVEFLSVLDPFATPVEHPETQDFNGVFGLVSFICMGTLVARRIQ, from the coding sequence ATGGGAACCAACCGAAGGGGGACGAGGCTGCTGTTGGGGTGTCTCGTCTGTGCGCTCTTGCTGACACCGGTCGCAGGAGCCACGGACGGGGGAGGACGAACGACCGAGAACACGCGTGCAGTGAGCTACTCGATAGCCGTCACGGCCGGCAACGCGAGTCCGGGCGAGACGGTGACCGTCGAGTTGACCGTCGCGAACGAGGGGAGTACCGTGGCAGAGTCGGTCCGCGCCGAGGCCCACCTCAGGCGACCCGGCGCGAGCGAGCCGGTCGGCTGGTCCGTCGTGAACCACACCGACGGCGGCAGCCAGTTCGGCGACCGCGGTCTCGTCTGGCAGTGGGAGTCGCTCGACCCCGGCCAGAACGCCACCACGTCCGTGACGCTTCGGGTGCCGGCCAACGCCAGTGCTGGGGAGGTGACGGTCTCGGGACGGGTCAGCGACCGAAGCCGGAACCAGGCGATAGCGGAGACGACACTCTTGGTGGGAGAATCCGACGATTCCGACGAGACCGACGACGGCGATAGCTCGGACGATTCCGACGATTCCGACGACGGCGACAGCTCGGACGATGGCGGCGACGGCTCCGATGGAACAGACGGTGACAACGCAGACGACGATAACGCGGACGACGATTCCGGCGGGCTCCAGCCCGGTGACGGCGAGGATGGCTCCAGCGACGACTCCGGGTCGGAGGGTGAGGATGACTCGGAGGACGACGACACGGCGGATTCCGGAGACGACGACGCCACCGATGGAGGACTCGGCGAAGGCGACGGTGGCGACACCACGACCGACGCGGGGGGAGACGGCAGCGAGGGGAAGTCCGAGAGCGATTCGAACACCACGAAAGAGGAGGGAACGTCCGCGCCGGAGGACTCCTCGACCGAGACGCAATCGACGGACGACTCCGCCGGTGACGGATCGACCGGCGACGACGCCGAAACCCAGGCGACAGCCGATGGAACCGAGAGCAAGCAGGCGAGCGCTGGCGGCACGGACACGGAATCGGCAGACGAGAAGGCAGGCAGTACCGGCCGGGATTCGGCGGACGGGGGGAGTTCGAACCAGGGCGCAAGCGATGGGAGCACCGTCATCGACAACCCGGAGGACTCGGTCGAGTTCCTCTCCGTCCTCGACCCGTTCGCGACACCCGTCGAACACCCCGAGACGCAGGACTTCAACGGCGTGTTCGGTCTGGTGTCTTTCATCTGCATGGGGACGCTCGTGGCCCGCCGAATCCAGTGA
- a CDS encoding NAD(P)/FAD-dependent oxidoreductase yields MDCDVCIVGGGVAGLSVGIFTARAGLDTLVVNDGEPILYRNAHLENFPGFPEGVDARRFHQQTRAQAGNAGCEFLTGRVTDVAGEFDSGFTVTVDDDAELTSGRIVAASWADSSYLDGLGVEAEQRGSKTFLEVDHAGRTNVEGIYAAGRLADQYHQAIVCAGHGATVGLTIVHESDVNFYHDWVTPRGYFTGRDRDVPPGCEEIDDEERLARDAAARDANRAYAEPLDDEPRMHPSVDQEDLD; encoded by the coding sequence ATGGACTGTGACGTCTGTATCGTCGGCGGTGGCGTCGCCGGCCTCAGTGTCGGTATCTTCACCGCCCGTGCCGGACTCGACACGCTCGTCGTCAACGACGGCGAACCGATCCTCTACCGCAACGCGCACCTGGAGAACTTCCCCGGCTTCCCCGAAGGCGTGGATGCGCGCCGGTTCCACCAGCAGACCCGGGCCCAGGCGGGCAACGCCGGCTGCGAGTTCCTCACCGGCCGAGTCACCGACGTGGCTGGCGAGTTCGACTCTGGGTTCACCGTGACGGTGGACGACGACGCCGAACTCACCTCGGGGCGAATCGTCGCCGCCTCGTGGGCTGATTCCTCCTACCTCGACGGCCTCGGTGTCGAGGCCGAACAGCGCGGGAGCAAGACGTTCCTGGAGGTCGACCACGCGGGCCGGACGAACGTCGAGGGTATCTACGCTGCCGGCCGCCTCGCGGACCAGTACCACCAGGCGATCGTCTGCGCCGGCCACGGCGCGACCGTCGGTCTCACCATCGTCCACGAGTCCGACGTGAACTTCTACCACGACTGGGTGACGCCGCGGGGCTACTTCACTGGCCGCGACCGTGACGTGCCGCCGGGCTGTGAGGAGATAGACGACGAGGAACGCCTCGCACGGGATGCGGCTGCCCGTGATGCGAACCGGGCCTACGCCGAGCCCCTGGACGACGAGCCGCGGATGCACCCGAGCGTCGACCAAGAGGATCTGGACTGA
- a CDS encoding PQQ-binding-like beta-propeller repeat protein, with protein sequence MSHDGTLESLYGTGAAVATDEHVFWHQFQDRTIYRTHRSTGHTDALSLNHAARVGPVLGCGRLGVHTNAGLIWVDIDSWEVVGKTPTASPHTGTLMDELLVYIPGIDGGLQSYSVDSGDQRWAVESNRVITGISSSKEAVYLVDANSEGGEVVAIEKSSGNVRWRTDVVGETYTTPVLGTHVFVRDNSGVLHALRKDTGERVWRTQSKTTDPYTVPAYRDETVYVPDEKTGTVTALHATTGEQVWRTQIPTGDERKERATTLSAPLCTPDSVLVGASPGGLVVLSAETGDKRWQDTTDAFDSNLVATGDSIYGLTTDGIVEATPFPESQDD encoded by the coding sequence GTGTCTCACGACGGCACTCTGGAATCACTCTACGGTACCGGAGCGGCGGTAGCCACAGACGAACACGTCTTCTGGCACCAGTTTCAAGACAGGACGATCTATCGGACCCACAGATCGACGGGCCATACAGACGCTCTCTCGCTGAATCATGCGGCGAGAGTCGGCCCGGTACTCGGCTGTGGACGACTCGGTGTGCACACCAATGCTGGCCTGATATGGGTCGATATCGATTCGTGGGAGGTCGTCGGGAAGACCCCGACGGCATCACCGCACACCGGGACCCTCATGGATGAGCTGCTCGTCTACATTCCCGGTATCGACGGCGGTCTGCAATCCTACTCGGTCGATTCCGGTGACCAACGATGGGCAGTCGAGAGCAACCGGGTGATTACAGGAATTAGCAGTTCGAAGGAGGCGGTCTATCTCGTCGATGCGAATTCGGAAGGGGGCGAGGTCGTCGCAATCGAGAAATCGAGTGGAAACGTTCGGTGGCGCACCGACGTCGTTGGCGAGACGTACACCACTCCTGTCCTCGGCACACACGTCTTCGTTCGAGACAACAGCGGCGTTCTCCACGCCCTTAGAAAAGACACCGGAGAGCGAGTATGGCGCACGCAGTCGAAGACGACCGACCCCTACACGGTCCCCGCGTACAGGGATGAGACGGTCTACGTCCCTGACGAGAAGACTGGGACCGTCACCGCTCTGCACGCGACAACGGGGGAGCAGGTGTGGCGGACGCAGATTCCAACTGGTGACGAACGGAAGGAACGAGCGACAACGCTCTCCGCACCCCTCTGTACTCCGGATTCGGTGCTCGTCGGTGCGTCGCCAGGAGGGCTGGTCGTCCTCTCGGCGGAGACGGGCGACAAGCGGTGGCAAGATACGACGGACGCGTTCGATTCGAACCTCGTCGCAACCGGAGATTCGATATACGGCCTGACGACCGACGGTATTGTCGAGGCGACGCCGTTCCCAGAATCCCAGGACGACTGA
- the coaBC gene encoding bifunctional phosphopantothenoylcysteine decarboxylase/phosphopantothenate--cysteine ligase CoaBC: MLDGVNVALGVTGSIAAVKTVELAHELRRRGAEVRGVMTNSAQGIIHPWSVEFATDNEVVTEITGKVEHVALCGRDEWADVLLVAPATANTVGKIAHAVDDTPVTTCATTAIGAGVPVVIAPAMHEPMYDHPGVLEAIEKLESWGVDFVAPRIEEEKAKIATEDAIALAVARASGESPLAGTEVVVTSGATAESVDPVRLLTNRSSGKMGRAVARAAYVLGGDVTLVHATVGPHPLTSSSAIDDVPYADLVSVESAGEMLDATLDACETADALVSVAAISDYTVEQSDEKIRSGQEELTLSLTPTPKLIDTVRKEYSDMRIVGFKTETSGEDEKMVEAARQTLDRAGLAFVVANDASVMGSDETRALLVHQQAYSEYRGAKEDLGLEVAKALAATLS; the protein is encoded by the coding sequence ATGCTCGACGGTGTGAACGTCGCCCTCGGCGTGACGGGCTCCATCGCGGCCGTGAAGACGGTCGAGCTGGCCCACGAGTTGCGTCGACGGGGGGCCGAGGTCAGGGGAGTGATGACGAACAGTGCGCAGGGAATCATCCACCCCTGGTCGGTCGAGTTCGCGACCGACAACGAGGTGGTCACCGAGATCACGGGCAAGGTCGAACACGTCGCGTTGTGTGGCCGGGACGAGTGGGCAGACGTACTCCTCGTAGCACCTGCCACCGCCAACACGGTCGGGAAGATCGCCCACGCCGTGGACGACACGCCCGTGACGACCTGCGCGACGACCGCCATCGGGGCCGGCGTTCCGGTCGTCATTGCCCCCGCGATGCACGAACCGATGTACGACCATCCTGGGGTTCTGGAGGCTATCGAGAAACTGGAGTCGTGGGGCGTCGACTTCGTGGCCCCCCGCATCGAGGAGGAGAAGGCGAAGATAGCCACCGAGGACGCCATCGCCCTCGCGGTCGCCCGCGCGTCGGGTGAGTCGCCCCTCGCTGGCACGGAGGTCGTCGTCACCAGCGGTGCGACCGCCGAATCCGTGGACCCGGTCCGCCTGCTGACGAACCGGTCTTCGGGGAAGATGGGCCGCGCGGTGGCACGAGCCGCCTACGTCCTCGGGGGTGACGTGACGCTGGTCCACGCGACGGTCGGGCCGCACCCGCTGACGAGTAGTTCAGCAATCGACGACGTACCCTACGCCGACCTCGTCTCGGTCGAGAGCGCAGGCGAGATGCTGGATGCGACGCTCGACGCCTGCGAGACCGCTGACGCGCTGGTTTCTGTTGCAGCTATCAGCGACTACACCGTCGAGCAGAGCGACGAGAAGATTCGCTCCGGGCAGGAGGAACTCACCCTGTCGCTCACGCCGACACCGAAGCTCATCGACACGGTCCGCAAGGAGTATTCGGATATGCGCATCGTCGGCTTCAAGACCGAAACGAGTGGGGAGGACGAGAAGATGGTCGAGGCCGCCCGGCAGACGCTGGACCGGGCTGGACTGGCGTTCGTGGTGGCCAACGACGCCAGCGTCATGGGCAGCGACGAGACGCGGGCGTTGCTGGTGCACCAACAAGCCTATTCTGAATATCGGGGGGCGAAAGAGGACCTGGGGCTGGAGGTCGCGAAGGCGCTGGCGGCGACGTTGTCCTGA
- the mnhG gene encoding monovalent cation/H(+) antiporter subunit G, with protein MALAETIQYGVVAALVLVGSFFLLVGTIGLIRLPNVYNRMHATSKSTTLGAASMFLAGFVYFGGQGVGLESLVGILFLFLTAPTGAHMISRSARKMGIDFMEEVAWPIEGAGIDTDRAGDGESPGTADD; from the coding sequence ATGGCGCTCGCAGAAACCATCCAGTACGGCGTCGTCGCAGCGCTCGTCCTCGTGGGCAGCTTCTTCCTGCTCGTGGGGACCATCGGCCTCATCCGCCTGCCCAACGTGTACAACCGGATGCACGCCACCAGCAAGTCGACCACCCTCGGCGCGGCCTCGATGTTCCTCGCCGGGTTCGTCTACTTCGGGGGCCAGGGCGTCGGCCTCGAATCGCTGGTCGGCATCCTGTTCCTGTTCCTCACCGCCCCGACCGGCGCGCACATGATCTCGCGGTCGGCCCGCAAGATGGGCATCGACTTCATGGAGGAGGTCGCGTGGCCCATCGAAGGAGCCGGTATCGACACCGACCGCGCCGGAGACGGCGAGTCGCCCGGGACGGCCGACGACTGA
- a CDS encoding monovalent cation/H+ antiporter complex subunit F: protein MTEAAAPEWLGLVLQFGLIVASGVTLLCAYRVIRGPSTPDRVVALDTIGTNVVAIAVVWAMVQNRGLFIDVSLVLAIIGFISTIAVARYVTEGDIIE from the coding sequence ATGACTGAGGCCGCAGCCCCCGAATGGCTCGGACTCGTCCTGCAGTTCGGGCTCATCGTCGCCAGCGGCGTGACGCTGCTGTGTGCCTACCGGGTCATCCGGGGGCCGTCGACGCCCGACCGCGTGGTCGCACTCGACACCATCGGGACGAACGTCGTCGCCATTGCCGTGGTGTGGGCGATGGTCCAGAACCGCGGCCTGTTCATCGACGTGAGCCTCGTGCTCGCCATCATCGGCTTCATCAGCACCATCGCGGTCGCTCGCTACGTGACCGAGGGGGACATCATCGAATAA
- a CDS encoding Na+/H+ antiporter subunit E has translation MSENETTQLDTGTEPGKTRKWPTIGLVLAILWLFVRGVHFIDEPWLAAGEFILGLVVGLPIAFLFRRFFARTYGVSRTVRVVPAAAAYVGLFVWELITANYDVARRVLSPSMPIHPDVIEVPLRVETDVAVTTIANSITLTPGTLTMDYDEERNALYVHAIAARDHESIVKPIRRWEDYALVIFDERRSPGSPVPDPETPGGESPVASKQRSGGEQDD, from the coding sequence ATGTCCGAGAACGAAACGACCCAGCTCGACACCGGCACGGAACCTGGAAAGACGCGCAAGTGGCCGACCATCGGCCTCGTGCTGGCCATCCTCTGGCTGTTCGTCCGCGGTGTCCACTTCATCGACGAACCGTGGCTCGCGGCGGGCGAGTTCATCCTCGGCCTCGTCGTCGGGTTGCCCATCGCCTTCCTGTTCCGCCGGTTCTTCGCCCGGACGTACGGCGTGAGCCGGACGGTCCGCGTCGTCCCGGCCGCGGCCGCCTACGTCGGGCTGTTCGTCTGGGAACTCATCACGGCGAACTACGACGTGGCCAGGCGCGTGCTCTCGCCGAGCATGCCCATCCACCCGGACGTCATCGAGGTGCCGCTGCGCGTCGAGACCGACGTGGCCGTCACCACCATCGCGAACTCCATCACCCTCACCCCAGGGACGCTCACCATGGACTACGACGAAGAAAGAAACGCGCTGTACGTCCACGCCATCGCGGCGCGGGACCACGAATCGATAGTCAAACCCATCCGGCGCTGGGAGGACTACGCGCTCGTCATCTTCGACGAACGCCGCAGTCCCGGCTCGCCGGTGCCCGACCCGGAGACGCCGGGTGGGGAGTCACCCGTCGCCTCGAAACAGCGCTCCGGAGGTGAGCAGGATGACTGA
- a CDS encoding complex I subunit 5 family protein, translated as MSEYPLAVIAPILVPLVTAILALVAHRTKRPQQAISLLGGVGYVAAVAYLFQQVQADSDAILTYQLSNWDAPFGISLVADDLAVFMLALAAVVSLAALAFSILYLDESAERVSYHPLFHFMLVGVSGSFLTGDIFNLFVWFEVMLMSSYVLVVFYSGPQHTKAALQYVTLNLVGSALMLVAIGGLYATTGTLNMADLARRLANPAEFGIVSIAPVLGLSAVLFVVFALKAGIVPFQWWVPAAYRAAPAPVAAVLAGVVKKVGVYAIIRLYFTIFANADTGALDLGLPGLAGDSVLAFFGPVLFVMAGASILIGGIGAVNRDNVDDLLAYSSIGQVGFIVLALAFAATAIAGGSADQPLSAPEPFGNLAVLGIAAALVYSLNHALAKGALFLVSGAINTAIGTIEFDRLGGLANRLPFLSAAFFLAGLGLVGIPPFLGFFGKFLVFDAAVNAGSGAGVALALAGAILTIAYFTRAWNRGFWGVPSEAVDVAQRPTGQVAIVLALALSVVLVGAAFDPVVAAAIDAAQAATNTDAYIEAVHLTDGLTSGNGGGH; from the coding sequence ATGTCTGAATACCCACTCGCCGTCATCGCACCGATACTCGTCCCGCTCGTGACCGCCATCCTCGCGCTGGTCGCACACCGGACGAAGCGCCCCCAGCAGGCCATCAGCCTGCTCGGTGGCGTGGGCTACGTCGCCGCGGTCGCGTACCTGTTCCAGCAGGTCCAGGCTGATTCGGACGCGATCCTCACCTATCAGCTGTCGAACTGGGACGCCCCGTTCGGCATCTCGCTGGTCGCGGACGACCTCGCGGTGTTCATGCTCGCGCTCGCGGCCGTCGTCTCGCTGGCGGCGCTCGCGTTCTCCATCCTGTACCTCGACGAGTCCGCCGAACGCGTCTCCTACCACCCGCTGTTCCACTTCATGCTGGTGGGCGTGAGCGGGTCGTTCCTCACCGGCGACATCTTCAACCTGTTCGTCTGGTTCGAGGTGATGCTCATGTCGAGCTACGTGCTCGTCGTGTTCTACTCCGGTCCGCAACACACCAAGGCCGCGCTCCAGTACGTCACACTCAACCTTGTGGGGAGCGCGCTGATGCTGGTCGCTATCGGTGGCCTCTACGCGACGACCGGGACGCTGAACATGGCCGACCTGGCCCGCAGACTGGCGAACCCGGCCGAGTTCGGCATCGTCAGCATCGCGCCGGTCCTCGGCCTCTCGGCGGTCCTGTTCGTCGTCTTCGCGCTGAAGGCCGGCATCGTGCCGTTCCAGTGGTGGGTGCCCGCGGCGTACCGCGCCGCCCCCGCCCCCGTCGCGGCCGTCCTCGCAGGCGTCGTGAAGAAGGTCGGCGTCTACGCCATCATCCGACTGTACTTCACCATCTTCGCGAACGCTGACACGGGCGCACTCGACCTCGGGCTCCCCGGGCTCGCGGGCGACTCGGTGCTGGCGTTCTTCGGGCCCGTCCTGTTCGTGATGGCCGGCGCGAGCATCCTCATCGGCGGCATCGGCGCGGTCAACCGCGACAACGTCGACGACCTGCTCGCGTACTCCAGTATCGGCCAGGTCGGGTTCATCGTGCTCGCGCTCGCGTTCGCCGCGACGGCCATCGCCGGCGGCTCCGCGGACCAGCCGCTGTCGGCTCCCGAACCGTTCGGGAACCTCGCGGTCCTCGGTATCGCGGCCGCGCTGGTGTACTCGCTGAACCACGCACTGGCGAAAGGTGCGCTGTTCCTCGTCAGCGGGGCCATCAACACCGCCATCGGGACCATCGAGTTCGACAGGCTCGGCGGGCTGGCGAACCGGCTTCCGTTCCTCTCGGCCGCGTTCTTCCTCGCCGGGCTCGGGCTGGTCGGGATTCCGCCGTTCCTCGGCTTCTTCGGGAAGTTCCTCGTGTTCGACGCGGCGGTCAACGCCGGCTCCGGAGCCGGAGTCGCACTCGCGCTCGCCGGTGCGATACTCACCATCGCGTACTTCACCCGGGCGTGGAACCGCGGCTTCTGGGGGGTTCCCTCGGAGGCCGTCGACGTGGCACAGCGCCCGACCGGTCAGGTAGCTATCGTGCTCGCGCTCGCGCTCTCGGTCGTGCTGGTCGGCGCGGCGTTCGACCCGGTCGTCGCGGCGGCCATCGACGCGGCACAGGCGGCGACGAACACCGACGCGTACATCGAGGCCGTCCACCTCACCGACGGTCTCACCAGCGGAAACGGAGGTGGTCACTGA
- a CDS encoding sodium:proton antiporter, with protein sequence MTEFVLATVLGLLFALGTFLIMRRDIVRVVWGVSIISQAANMYLVTMGVMDGAVPVLGHHGEGAAGVTDPLVQALVLTAIVIGFGTTAFALVLTYRVYQENGTIDLVQLGQGGETDDV encoded by the coding sequence ATGACGGAGTTCGTCCTCGCCACGGTGCTCGGGCTCCTGTTCGCGCTCGGGACCTTCCTCATCATGCGTCGCGACATCGTTCGCGTCGTCTGGGGCGTGAGCATCATCTCACAGGCTGCGAATATGTACCTCGTCACGATGGGCGTGATGGATGGGGCCGTCCCGGTCCTCGGTCACCACGGCGAAGGGGCCGCGGGCGTCACGGACCCGCTGGTCCAGGCGCTCGTGCTGACCGCCATCGTCATCGGGTTCGGGACGACCGCGTTCGCGCTCGTCCTGACCTACCGCGTCTACCAGGAGAACGGGACGATCGACCTCGTGCAACTCGGTCAGGGAGGTGAAACCGACGATGTCTGA
- a CDS encoding MnhB domain-containing protein, with translation MSYSDDTTVIARTVARIVVPIILVTAIALLLQGHNLPGGGFIAGVLTAAAFALIYVIFGLEYLQDTLFDRDVRPSLGIDRPAIVADFRSTFAIGLLIAVLSGIGAIAFGDAFLNQVDDTYHGEGLGVVGEFVFGTLFEIHWATAFAFDLGVYLVVVGGLLTILSVVGGE, from the coding sequence ATGAGCTACAGCGACGACACGACGGTCATCGCCCGGACGGTGGCACGCATCGTCGTGCCCATCATCCTGGTGACGGCCATCGCCCTGCTGTTGCAGGGACACAACCTCCCCGGTGGGGGCTTCATCGCGGGCGTGCTCACCGCCGCCGCGTTCGCCCTCATCTACGTCATCTTCGGGCTGGAGTACCTGCAGGACACCCTGTTCGACCGTGACGTGCGGCCCTCGCTCGGCATCGACCGACCGGCCATCGTGGCCGACTTCCGGAGCACGTTCGCCATCGGCCTGCTCATCGCCGTTCTCAGCGGCATCGGGGCCATCGCGTTCGGCGACGCCTTCCTCAACCAGGTCGACGACACGTACCACGGCGAGGGCCTCGGCGTCGTCGGCGAGTTCGTCTTCGGCACGCTGTTCGAGATACACTGGGCGACCGCCTTCGCGTTCGACCTCGGGGTGTACCTCGTGGTCGTCGGTGGCCTCCTCACGATCCTCTCGGTGGTGGGTGGCGAATGA